ATTCAAGAACTCGACCGTTTGCGAGATGTCCTCAAGAAAGCGGTTGACCTCATCACGGTCATAGCCACGAAGTTTGACCTGAAAAACCATCTGCTGAATATCGAGTGGTGTAATCTTCATGGCATCCTCCCCAATATGAACTCAGTTCATTCGTAACGCGGCATCCTTAATCGACTGGACGACGGCGATCTGCAGGAACCAGATCGCTGCGATAGCAATCAGTGGTGACAGGTCGATCCCCATCCCCAAGCTGAGTCGCCGTCGGATCGGCGAGAGCACAGGTTCCGTTGCACGGCCCAAGAATTGAACGATAGGATTCCACGGATCCGGGTTCACCCACGAGATGAGTGCCCGCGCAATAATAATCCAGCTATAAAAGGTCAATAAATAGTCTAACACTGTCGCCAGGCCCAACAAGGTATTTCCCATTACAAACATCAGCCTCCGAGCTCCTTGGAACGTTTCGTCGCAGTTTCAATCGCATCGATGAGTACGGCTCGAACCCCTCCCTGTTCCAAGCGATGCAGACCGGCCATGGTCGTTCCACCGGGAGAGGTCACTTGATCCTTCAGTCGAGCCGGATGCTGTTCAGTCTCCAACACCATACGTGCAGCCCCGAGCACAGTTTGGGCCGCAAGCAGACTGGCCGTCTCGCGTGGCAACCCCATCTTCACCCCACCGTCAGTCATCGCTTCAATCATAAGAAAGACGTACGCAGGTCCGCTTCCACTCAATCCGGTGACGGCATCCATCAGCTGTTCCTGAATCCTCACGACTCGGCCGACCGATCGGAGGATTCCTTCGGCACAAGCGACTGCTTCCTCCTCAAGATTCGGTCCGATTGCCAGCGCCGTCATGCCTTCACCGACCATAGCCGGGGTGTTGGGCATCGCACGGATGATGCGTGCGGCAGGGCCGCACAGGTCTCTGATTCGATCAATCGTGACACCAGCAGCTACGGAAATCACCAAATGATTCGTCATCACATCACGAATCCCCGTAAGGGCATCAACGATCACCTGTGGCTTCACAGCCAGCATGACGACCTCGCTCAGAGCGACGACCTCATGGTTCGCTGCACTGACCTGAACTCCATATCGTGCTTTGAGATGATCCAACCGACTCCTATCAGGATCCGCCACATGGATCTGGTCAGGGCGGTACCACTTCGCCGAGAGCACGCCATTGATCAGCGCCTCGGCCATACGGCCACCGCCAAGAAACCCCAGCTTCTGTGTGAGGGCCGTCTTAGACATGGCGTGTCCCAAAAATTGCGGTGCCGACCCGAACGAGTGTCGCGCCTTCCTCAATGGCCACTTCATAGTCGTTCGACATCCCCATCGACAGTTCATCCATCTTCACAGATGGGATCTTGCAGGCTGCGATCTGTTGAGACAACTCGTGAAGTTTTCGAAAGTACGGCCGGACCGAATCAGGGTCATCAGTCTGTGGGGGAATGGTCATCAAGCCTCTAATACCGATGTGAGAGAACTCCGCCATGGTGGAGACGGCCTGGGTCACATCAGCCGGAGAAAACCCGGCTTTCGTCGACTCGTTTCCAATATTGACCTCGATCAGGACGGTCTGATGACAGCCGGCTTCTCCGGCTCGTCGATCGATTTCCCGCGCGAGCTCCACACTGTCCACTGAATGAATCATCTCGAAGAGACCGATCACCGATCGCACCTTTCTGCGCTGGAGTTGTCCGAGAAAATGCCATTGCACCGGTGCCTCTGAGAGGGCGGCCACTTTGGGAAGCGCCTCCTGAACGCGATTCTCGCCGAAGATGGTTACGCCGGCGCTGACTCCTTCCTGCATGAAGTCGACTGTGACGGTTTTTGTTACAGCCACCAGGCGAACACTCCCCGCAGGACGTCCCGCTCTCTCCTCAGCTGAGCGAATCTTCGCCAGTACCGATTGGACGCGTTGGGCAATCGTCCCGTCAACAAGCGCTTCCATCACCCTTCCTCATGCCTCGTTTCCATTGCTTTGAATGAACCGCCGCTAGGCTAGGGAGCACACGCAACACTGATCGACAGCAGTTTACCGTCGACTCAACGGCAAGCCAATCGCACTCACCATGGTACCGTTTACTTTTCCCTCTCGTCGATACGAAAAAAAGAGGTCGTCATGACAAATCGTACAGAGATTGACGGTTGTCACATACTGCGAAGCAGCGCCATGCGTCCGCACCTGGTCCTGAATAAGGGCCTTCAAGTCCAAATGTGCGCTCTCACCCCTACGGTTGTGAACCATTTTTTCCCAACCGGACCATCCTTTGCGCAGGCCCTCTAAGACCGGTTCATCCACTTCATAGCAGCAGGCGCCTGCAGATGGGCCGATACTGACCCGCACCTGGTCTGGGCGTGACCCAAAACACGACTCCAAGAGGGACATCGTTTTGGGGACGATGCCTGCCACAGCTCCTCGCCAACCCGCATGGACCGCCGCCACCACTCGATGGACAGGATCATGCATCAAAACTGGAACACAGTCCGCCGTCCGCACCGCTACCATCACGCCTGGTTGATCCGTCACCAGTGCGTCCCATCCTCCTGCAAATCGATCAGTCGGCGTCAGTGCATGATCCACCACAAGCGCGTCCGTTCCATGAACCTGCTTCACCGTCAGGATCCAGGACGCGGCTCCTGCCCCACCTACCCCTTGCCGAGGGACACCAAGTTCAAGATTCAGCCCGGCAGCATGCTGTCGAGTGCCAAAAAAATGCCGGATCCGATTTCGGGTATCGGAAAATGCTGGTACGGTGATGAGTGAAGTTCCCGCCATATCGATTCCCACCATTCCATCATCTGATGAACGAGACGACGTTAGTCCGTTTGCTTGCGAAGAAACGTCGGGACATCCCACTCAT
The window above is part of the Nitrospira sp. genome. Proteins encoded here:
- a CDS encoding YggT family protein yields the protein MFVMGNTLLGLATVLDYLLTFYSWIIIARALISWVNPDPWNPIVQFLGRATEPVLSPIRRRLSLGMGIDLSPLIAIAAIWFLQIAVVQSIKDAALRMN
- the pgeF gene encoding peptidoglycan editing factor PgeF, with translation MAGTSLITVPAFSDTRNRIRHFFGTRQHAAGLNLELGVPRQGVGGAGAASWILTVKQVHGTDALVVDHALTPTDRFAGGWDALVTDQPGVMVAVRTADCVPVLMHDPVHRVVAAVHAGWRGAVAGIVPKTMSLLESCFGSRPDQVRVSIGPSAGACCYEVDEPVLEGLRKGWSGWEKMVHNRRGESAHLDLKALIQDQVRTHGAASQYVTTVNLCTICHDDLFFSYRREGKVNGTMVSAIGLPLSRR
- the proC gene encoding pyrroline-5-carboxylate reductase, encoding MSKTALTQKLGFLGGGRMAEALINGVLSAKWYRPDQIHVADPDRSRLDHLKARYGVQVSAANHEVVALSEVVMLAVKPQVIVDALTGIRDVMTNHLVISVAAGVTIDRIRDLCGPAARIIRAMPNTPAMVGEGMTALAIGPNLEEEAVACAEGILRSVGRVVRIQEQLMDAVTGLSGSGPAYVFLMIEAMTDGGVKMGLPRETASLLAAQTVLGAARMVLETEQHPARLKDQVTSPGGTTMAGLHRLEQGGVRAVLIDAIETATKRSKELGG
- a CDS encoding YggS family pyridoxal phosphate-dependent enzyme, whose translation is MEALVDGTIAQRVQSVLAKIRSAEERAGRPAGSVRLVAVTKTVTVDFMQEGVSAGVTIFGENRVQEALPKVAALSEAPVQWHFLGQLQRRKVRSVIGLFEMIHSVDSVELAREIDRRAGEAGCHQTVLIEVNIGNESTKAGFSPADVTQAVSTMAEFSHIGIRGLMTIPPQTDDPDSVRPYFRKLHELSQQIAACKIPSVKMDELSMGMSNDYEVAIEEGATLVRVGTAIFGTRHV